A genome region from Streptomyces xanthophaeus includes the following:
- a CDS encoding TIR domain-containing protein yields MTDGQFGAPAREFDFFISYSPADEQWAAWIAWTLEEAGYRTVVQAWDFVPGTNFIDFMDRGVSESLAVIAVLSRHYERSTYGRMEWQAALRASPESPERRLLTVRVDEIPIEGLLATITYVDLVGVADIDAARSLLLNRVGQAVDGHARPGRRPGYPGSGPGPVRHPEQPNPGRPQPSALAGPGWSGRRRPARAPLYPQAAAAGHSAQDTVTVLHLAGPDFGRGREPDSLSRQIRGDLIMLRDAGAPAPDLMVVTGDLTASGSPRECDQALSFLTALRSQLDLSPQRVMVVPGAQDVNQAASQAYFHTCEADEVAPQPPYWPKWRHYTRLFRGLYQGLDTVFDSDQPWTLFPVPELSTVVAGFNSSMAYSHRPEEQYGFIGRDQAAWFAEAMRRYEEEGWLRIGALRHPLTDGRRPGDAVGGPGGLRDADTFARLAAPRLHLLLHGPTGGPRTTTSAPSRTQLAGTSGASAASGGAGELPLFGSAAPARFQLLQVGAAGVTRWDDRITSASETFPAAWRQTRRVFPVPELPAVIEVERAGGRAPLDDPAASLAERVKEICRVRREGVRLRDVPRREPGDMVQIMATWQEQEDGVVQQQRIAVHPGSPTEEELDRFIAQVHATDTGSEAVLVYAGDAPAGGLRRRAAAHGVRVRVRSFIEFQGLLDLRGYVAAQTARLSSSEQYAPGLYLPQRYRDADRPDGQEHDGLVEELLELLESDHGRFVLLLGDFGHGKTFALRELARRISEQLPHLTPLLIPLNSLDRAHSLEGLVAAHLAGHDVDTIDLRALRYMLAQGRVVLLFDGFDELVNRVSYDRAADHLQVLLDAAVDHAKIVVSSRTQHFKSHAQVLTALGERVGLLPQRRILAVEGFTPAQIRSYLVRSYGDERAADRRYQLLRNIPDLLMLCRNPRLLSFVADLSQDQLRAVAGAGRALSPARLYEDVFTSWLDHEERRGQGGPGAPPGLTIDQLWAAVTALAWRLWESGRSALRLDELTETVADTLSELTESPLTASERAQAVGAGSLLVRSDDGVFQFIHGSVIEWLVAREAARQLARGQHTLLLARPLSQLAVEFFCDLADHEQCARWVRDVLDSPGRAVSEAARANAVRISDRLRVPANADLRGARLAGEDLSHRDFSGVDLTDADLTDARLIGANLSGALLRGTRLTGARLDRADLSQADLTGANLSRARLTRTDLRGALLTGSRWHRAALIDVTMDDAVRSAPELRTAAIAPGMPVDAGFRPSAVGVPYGFGMRTSRLPEPIAYSSDGELLAVGSEDGSILVCGADDGRAVRTLQGHEGRVYAVKFRPDVLATGGSDGAVRLWDPVTGACRHHLRVHPDGVWPVSFDADGTLLATGDREGLVTVWDTATGEPVHRMPGHTAPVYTAVYGPDGLLLTGDASAKVRLWDLNTGHCVRELDGHQGAVYRARFSPDGTLFATADRGAPGQGGTVRIWRTADARLLHEFTGHTGRVYVLDFHPDGNLLASGDTDGQVRLWDPVVGTPAGVLERGTGAVYQVLFGDNGKLLAACDSNGAVRLWTVTGRPHGYTIALHPQQPTEHRGTAWACAFRPGDSQLLTVGNDGGAQIWDAATGQGKRILRGHGRRISGVAFSADGTQLATAGNDGVVRLWETRTGRRTEELTGRGDRLVSAAFSPLEPILATASNDGDMYLWDPVGGEYLRELDAETEHVWAEAFNADGTLLATANDDDSVRVWFRPTGSPVSTLTEHRGRVRSIAFRSDADVLATGCDDSFVRVWDARSGGLLEQLGGHADRVYGVAYGPGSAWLASASWDGTAIVRRDGQADRRLRGRGGRLWAVAAHPSLPLLATGGDDRAVGLWDAATGDHLTDLVGHTGRVLSLAFSPDGTTLASGAEDGTVRLWNVPADGEPPSLRATLMGMTGGWAALTPAGGYKYEGDVAGEFWHVVGMSRFTPGELDEYLPGIHRLPLGEEL; encoded by the coding sequence ATGACGGACGGGCAATTCGGCGCTCCCGCAAGAGAGTTCGACTTCTTCATCAGTTACTCCCCGGCAGACGAACAATGGGCCGCATGGATCGCCTGGACCCTGGAGGAAGCCGGCTACCGCACGGTCGTGCAGGCCTGGGACTTCGTACCGGGCACCAACTTCATAGACTTCATGGACCGGGGGGTCAGCGAGTCCCTGGCGGTCATCGCCGTACTGTCCCGCCACTACGAGCGTTCCACCTACGGTCGCATGGAATGGCAGGCCGCGCTCCGGGCCTCGCCCGAGTCGCCCGAACGGAGGCTGCTGACCGTCCGGGTGGACGAGATCCCGATCGAGGGACTCCTCGCCACCATCACCTACGTCGACCTCGTCGGCGTGGCGGACATCGACGCGGCCCGCTCCCTGCTGCTGAACCGGGTCGGGCAGGCCGTCGACGGCCATGCCCGGCCGGGCCGCCGCCCCGGCTATCCGGGGAGCGGACCGGGCCCCGTCCGTCACCCGGAGCAGCCCAATCCGGGCCGTCCGCAGCCGAGCGCGCTCGCCGGACCCGGCTGGTCGGGGCGCCGGCGGCCGGCCCGGGCGCCGCTCTACCCGCAGGCCGCCGCGGCCGGCCACAGCGCCCAGGACACCGTGACCGTCCTGCACCTGGCCGGGCCCGACTTCGGGCGCGGCCGCGAACCCGACTCGCTCAGCCGGCAGATCCGCGGCGACCTCATCATGCTCAGGGACGCGGGGGCACCCGCCCCCGACCTGATGGTGGTCACCGGTGACCTCACCGCGTCCGGCAGCCCGCGCGAATGCGATCAGGCCCTCAGCTTCCTCACCGCCCTGCGGTCCCAGCTCGACCTGTCCCCCCAGCGGGTGATGGTGGTACCGGGCGCGCAGGACGTGAACCAGGCCGCGTCCCAGGCCTACTTCCACACCTGCGAGGCCGACGAGGTCGCGCCGCAGCCGCCGTACTGGCCCAAATGGCGCCACTACACCCGGCTGTTCCGCGGCCTCTACCAGGGCCTGGACACCGTCTTCGACAGCGACCAGCCCTGGACCCTCTTTCCGGTGCCCGAACTGAGCACGGTCGTCGCCGGTTTCAACTCCTCCATGGCCTACAGCCACCGCCCCGAGGAGCAGTACGGCTTCATCGGCCGCGACCAGGCCGCCTGGTTCGCCGAGGCCATGCGCCGGTACGAGGAGGAGGGCTGGCTGCGCATCGGCGCGCTCCGCCACCCGCTCACCGACGGCCGCCGCCCCGGTGACGCGGTCGGCGGCCCCGGCGGCCTGCGGGACGCCGACACCTTCGCCCGGCTGGCCGCGCCGCGGCTGCACCTGCTGCTGCACGGGCCGACCGGAGGCCCCCGCACCACCACCTCCGCGCCCAGCCGCACCCAGCTCGCAGGGACTTCCGGGGCTTCCGCCGCTTCCGGGGGCGCCGGTGAGCTGCCCCTGTTCGGCTCCGCGGCCCCCGCCAGGTTCCAGCTGCTCCAGGTCGGCGCCGCGGGCGTGACCCGCTGGGACGACCGGATCACCTCCGCGTCCGAGACCTTCCCCGCCGCGTGGCGGCAGACCCGCCGGGTCTTCCCGGTACCGGAACTGCCCGCCGTCATCGAGGTCGAGCGGGCCGGCGGCCGGGCTCCCCTGGACGACCCCGCCGCCTCGCTCGCCGAACGGGTGAAGGAGATCTGCCGCGTGCGGCGGGAGGGCGTACGGCTGCGCGACGTCCCGCGCCGTGAACCGGGCGACATGGTGCAGATCATGGCCACCTGGCAGGAGCAGGAGGACGGCGTCGTCCAGCAGCAGCGCATAGCCGTCCACCCGGGGAGCCCCACCGAGGAGGAACTCGACCGCTTCATCGCCCAGGTGCACGCCACCGACACCGGCTCCGAGGCCGTCCTGGTGTACGCGGGCGACGCCCCGGCCGGCGGGCTGCGCCGCCGGGCCGCCGCCCACGGCGTCCGCGTCCGGGTCCGCAGCTTCATCGAGTTCCAGGGCCTGCTCGACCTCCGGGGCTACGTCGCCGCGCAGACGGCGCGGCTCAGCAGCAGCGAGCAGTACGCCCCCGGCCTCTACCTCCCCCAGCGCTACCGCGACGCCGACCGCCCCGACGGACAGGAGCACGACGGACTCGTCGAGGAGCTGCTGGAACTCCTGGAGTCCGACCACGGCCGGTTCGTCCTGCTCCTCGGCGACTTCGGACACGGCAAGACCTTCGCCCTGCGCGAGCTCGCCCGTCGTATCTCCGAGCAGCTCCCGCACCTGACCCCGCTGCTGATCCCGCTCAACTCCCTCGACCGGGCGCACAGCCTCGAAGGCCTGGTCGCCGCCCACCTGGCCGGCCACGACGTCGACACGATCGACCTGCGGGCCCTGCGCTACATGCTCGCCCAGGGCCGCGTCGTCCTGCTCTTCGACGGCTTCGACGAACTGGTCAACCGGGTCAGCTACGACCGGGCCGCCGACCACCTCCAGGTCCTCCTCGACGCGGCCGTCGACCACGCGAAGATCGTCGTCAGCAGCCGCACCCAGCACTTCAAGTCGCACGCCCAGGTGCTCACCGCGCTCGGCGAACGCGTCGGCCTGCTCCCGCAGCGCAGGATCCTGGCCGTCGAAGGCTTCACCCCCGCGCAGATCCGCTCCTACCTCGTACGCAGCTACGGCGACGAGCGCGCCGCCGACCGCCGCTACCAGCTCCTGCGCAACATCCCCGACCTCTTGATGCTCTGCCGCAACCCCCGGCTGCTCTCCTTCGTCGCCGACCTGAGCCAGGACCAGCTGCGGGCGGTCGCCGGAGCGGGCCGGGCGCTCAGCCCCGCCCGGCTGTACGAGGACGTCTTCACCTCCTGGCTCGACCACGAGGAACGGCGCGGCCAGGGCGGGCCCGGCGCGCCGCCCGGGCTCACCATCGACCAGCTGTGGGCCGCGGTCACCGCGCTGGCCTGGCGGCTGTGGGAGAGCGGCCGCAGCGCCCTGCGGCTCGACGAGCTCACCGAGACCGTGGCCGACACCCTCAGCGAACTCACCGAGTCCCCGCTCACCGCCTCCGAGCGCGCCCAGGCGGTCGGCGCGGGCAGCCTGCTGGTCCGCAGCGACGACGGGGTCTTCCAGTTCATCCACGGCTCCGTCATCGAATGGCTGGTGGCGCGGGAGGCCGCCCGCCAGCTCGCCCGCGGACAGCACACCCTGCTCCTCGCCCGCCCGCTCAGCCAGCTCGCCGTCGAGTTCTTCTGCGACCTCGCCGACCACGAGCAGTGCGCCCGCTGGGTGCGCGACGTCCTCGACTCCCCGGGGCGCGCGGTCAGCGAGGCCGCCCGCGCCAACGCCGTCCGGATCTCCGACCGGCTCCGGGTACCGGCCAACGCCGACCTGCGCGGCGCCCGGCTGGCCGGTGAGGACCTCTCGCACCGCGACTTCTCCGGGGTCGACCTCACCGACGCCGATCTGACGGACGCCCGGCTGATCGGCGCCAACCTCTCCGGCGCTCTGTTGCGCGGCACCCGGCTGACCGGCGCCCGCCTCGACCGGGCCGACCTGAGCCAGGCCGACCTGACCGGCGCGAACCTCAGCCGCGCCCGGCTGACCCGGACCGATCTGCGGGGCGCCCTGCTGACCGGCAGCCGCTGGCACCGGGCCGCGCTCATCGACGTGACGATGGACGACGCGGTGCGGTCGGCCCCCGAGCTCCGGACCGCCGCGATCGCCCCCGGGATGCCCGTGGACGCCGGGTTCCGGCCCTCCGCCGTCGGGGTCCCGTACGGCTTCGGCATGCGCACCAGCCGCCTTCCCGAACCCATCGCGTACAGCAGCGACGGCGAACTCCTCGCGGTCGGCAGCGAGGACGGCTCCATCCTGGTCTGCGGCGCCGACGACGGCCGGGCCGTGCGCACCCTCCAGGGGCACGAAGGACGCGTGTACGCCGTGAAGTTCCGGCCGGACGTCCTCGCCACCGGCGGCTCCGACGGCGCCGTACGGCTCTGGGACCCGGTGACCGGGGCGTGCCGGCACCACCTGCGGGTCCACCCCGACGGCGTGTGGCCGGTCTCCTTCGACGCCGACGGCACCCTGCTCGCGACCGGCGACCGCGAGGGCCTGGTCACGGTCTGGGACACGGCCACCGGCGAGCCCGTGCACCGGATGCCGGGTCACACGGCGCCCGTCTACACCGCGGTCTACGGACCGGACGGCCTGCTGCTCACCGGGGACGCGAGCGCGAAGGTGCGGCTCTGGGACCTGAACACCGGGCACTGCGTCCGGGAGCTCGACGGCCACCAGGGGGCCGTCTACCGCGCCCGGTTCAGCCCCGACGGGACCCTCTTCGCCACCGCCGACCGGGGCGCGCCCGGGCAGGGCGGCACGGTGCGGATCTGGCGGACGGCCGACGCGCGGCTGCTGCACGAGTTCACCGGACACACCGGCCGGGTGTACGTCCTCGACTTCCACCCCGACGGCAACCTCCTCGCCAGCGGGGACACCGACGGCCAGGTGCGGCTCTGGGACCCGGTGGTCGGCACCCCCGCCGGAGTCCTCGAACGAGGCACCGGAGCCGTCTACCAGGTGCTCTTCGGCGACAACGGGAAGCTCCTCGCCGCCTGCGACAGCAACGGCGCGGTCCGGCTGTGGACGGTCACCGGACGCCCCCACGGCTACACGATCGCCCTCCATCCCCAGCAGCCGACCGAGCACCGCGGCACGGCCTGGGCATGTGCCTTCCGGCCCGGCGACAGCCAGCTGCTCACCGTCGGCAACGACGGCGGCGCGCAGATCTGGGACGCGGCCACCGGCCAGGGCAAGCGCATCCTGCGCGGCCACGGCCGCCGCATCAGCGGTGTCGCGTTCAGCGCGGACGGCACGCAGCTGGCCACGGCCGGGAACGACGGGGTCGTACGGTTGTGGGAGACGCGCACGGGCCGGCGTACCGAAGAGCTCACCGGGCGCGGAGACCGGCTGGTCTCGGCGGCCTTCAGCCCCCTCGAACCCATCCTCGCCACGGCCAGCAACGACGGCGACATGTACCTCTGGGACCCGGTCGGCGGCGAGTACCTGAGGGAGCTCGACGCCGAGACCGAGCACGTCTGGGCGGAGGCCTTCAACGCCGACGGGACCCTGCTCGCCACCGCCAACGACGACGACTCGGTCCGCGTCTGGTTCCGCCCCACGGGTTCCCCCGTGTCGACGCTGACCGAGCACCGGGGCCGGGTCCGCTCGATCGCCTTCCGCTCGGACGCCGACGTACTGGCCACCGGCTGCGACGACAGTTTCGTACGGGTGTGGGACGCCAGGAGCGGAGGTCTCCTGGAGCAGCTCGGCGGGCATGCCGACCGGGTGTACGGCGTCGCGTACGGCCCGGGGAGCGCCTGGCTCGCCAGTGCGAGCTGGGACGGTACGGCCATCGTCCGGCGGGACGGGCAGGCGGACCGGCGTCTGCGCGGACGCGGCGGCAGGCTGTGGGCGGTGGCCGCCCACCCGAGCCTCCCGCTGCTGGCCACCGGCGGCGACGACCGGGCCGTCGGCCTGTGGGACGCGGCGACGGGCGACCACCTCACCGACCTCGTCGGCCACACCGGCCGGGTGCTCTCGCTCGCCTTCTCCCCGGACGGCACGACCCTGGCGAGCGGCGCCGAGGACGGCACCGTACGGCTCTGGAACGTCCCGGCGGACGGGGAACCGCCGTCCCTGCGCGCGACGCTGATGGGCATGACGGGAGGCTGGGCGGCGCTGACACCGGCCGGCGGGTACAAGTACGAAGGCGATGTGGCAGGTGAGTTCTGGCACGTCGTGGGCATGTCCCGGTTCACCCCGGGGGAGCTCGACGAGTACCTGCCGGGCATCCACCGGCTACCGCTCGGCGAGGAACTCTGA
- a CDS encoding LysR family transcriptional regulator gives METRELRYFVAVAEELHFGRAAQRLAMAQPPLSRAIQQLERRLGVVLLHRTARAVSLTEAGSVLLREARAALDAVEAAERRTRRAAAERPGVLLATKAGASGELLSKLLDAYAAEPGAVAVEVMLCGPGEQERLLRDGRADVALLQRPFDTTAGLDTEDLHTEQQVVVLPAGHPLAGRPHVSMAEVTTLTDLPLPRWPRRGGGYPDGPGPQVRDHTQLFQLIALGRACAVVPESLRAHLRDGHATVPVPDAPAVTTVIAWPPHSRSKAVADLVRTATRL, from the coding sequence GTGGAGACGCGAGAGCTACGATATTTCGTCGCCGTCGCGGAGGAGTTGCACTTCGGGCGGGCGGCGCAGCGGCTCGCCATGGCGCAACCACCGCTGTCGCGGGCGATCCAGCAGCTTGAGCGGCGGCTCGGAGTGGTTCTGCTGCACCGCACTGCTCGCGCGGTCTCCTTGACCGAGGCCGGGTCGGTGCTTCTGCGGGAGGCCCGGGCCGCACTCGACGCGGTCGAAGCCGCCGAGCGCCGCACCCGCCGCGCAGCTGCCGAACGGCCCGGTGTGCTGCTGGCCACGAAAGCCGGAGCGTCCGGCGAACTGTTGTCGAAGCTGCTGGACGCCTACGCCGCCGAGCCCGGCGCGGTCGCCGTCGAGGTGATGCTGTGCGGACCCGGCGAGCAGGAAAGGCTGCTGCGCGACGGGCGTGCCGACGTCGCTCTGCTCCAGCGGCCCTTCGACACGACGGCCGGACTCGACACCGAGGACCTGCACACCGAACAGCAGGTCGTGGTCCTGCCCGCGGGGCACCCCTTGGCCGGCCGACCCCATGTGTCGATGGCCGAGGTCACCACCCTGACGGACCTGCCCCTGCCACGCTGGCCTCGACGGGGCGGGGGCTATCCGGACGGACCTGGCCCGCAGGTGCGCGACCACACCCAGCTGTTCCAGCTGATCGCGCTCGGACGGGCCTGCGCGGTCGTGCCCGAGTCCCTCCGAGCCCACCTGCGCGACGGTCATGCGACGGTGCCGGTGCCGGACGCACCCGCTGTCACGACCGTCATCGCCTGGCCACCGCACAGCAGATCCAAAGCCGTCGCCGACCTCGTCCGCACCGCGACACGCCTCTAG
- a CDS encoding isochorismatase family protein has product MSKTTLRDLSGLDQSPASPAGATLVLIDCQNTYTRGVMELTGWEAALDAAAALLARAREAGAKVIHVINDGGEGSPYDIRAEIGRIHPRVAPVEGEPVVVKTVPNGFVDTDLGEHVDAAGHKDVILAGFMTHMCVTFTAEGAFLRGNRPTVVADACATRPLRTAVAEVSAEQLHHSALATIADLYGVVVPSVSSLG; this is encoded by the coding sequence ATGTCCAAGACGACCCTGCGCGATCTGAGCGGCCTCGATCAGAGCCCGGCGTCACCGGCCGGCGCGACGCTGGTCCTGATCGACTGCCAGAACACCTACACCCGGGGCGTGATGGAGCTGACGGGATGGGAGGCCGCCCTCGACGCCGCCGCCGCGCTGCTCGCCCGGGCCCGTGAGGCCGGGGCGAAGGTCATCCACGTGATCAACGACGGCGGCGAGGGAAGCCCGTACGACATCCGGGCCGAGATCGGCCGGATCCACCCCCGGGTGGCTCCCGTCGAAGGCGAACCCGTGGTCGTCAAGACGGTCCCCAACGGGTTCGTCGACACGGACCTCGGTGAGCACGTGGACGCCGCCGGCCACAAGGACGTCATCCTCGCCGGGTTCATGACCCACATGTGCGTCACCTTCACCGCGGAAGGCGCGTTCCTGCGGGGCAACCGGCCCACGGTCGTCGCGGACGCCTGCGCCACCCGGCCGCTGCGGACGGCGGTCGCCGAGGTGTCCGCCGAGCAGCTCCACCACTCCGCGCTGGCCACGATCGCCGATCTGTACGGGGTCGTCGTCCCGTCCGTCTCCTCCCTCGGCTGA
- a CDS encoding GlxA family transcriptional regulator produces MSTVGRFIAVVLFDGVDLLDVTGPPEVFALLQRELGEASGYRVALAAETMDPVTTSAGVRILPDTTFQEVAGRSIDTLLVPGSVEVDGRGRIRALADPAVVDRVRTLAATARRVASVCVGAHILADAGLLDGRRATTHWSTARQLADEHPSVEVDADPIFIRDRDVWTGAGISACLDLSLALVADDFGEAAALRVARQLVMYLKRPGGQSQFSVPLEPVSTTRRIEDLRHHIMSNLAEELTVADLAEQAHVGERQLTRIFKTELGTTPAAYIESARVEVARNRLESTDDTLERVATVCGFNTTDTLVRAFRRKLDTTPTEYRNRFRAS; encoded by the coding sequence TTGAGCACCGTCGGACGGTTCATCGCCGTCGTCCTCTTCGACGGCGTCGACCTGCTGGACGTCACCGGACCTCCGGAGGTGTTCGCCCTGCTGCAGCGGGAGCTGGGCGAGGCGTCGGGGTACCGCGTGGCCCTGGCCGCCGAGACCATGGACCCCGTCACCACCTCCGCCGGGGTCCGGATCCTCCCCGACACCACCTTCCAGGAGGTGGCGGGGCGGAGCATCGACACCCTGCTGGTGCCCGGGTCGGTGGAGGTCGACGGCCGGGGCCGGATCCGCGCCCTCGCCGACCCCGCCGTGGTCGACCGGGTGCGGACCCTCGCCGCCACGGCCCGGCGCGTGGCATCCGTCTGCGTGGGCGCGCATATCCTCGCGGACGCCGGGCTGCTGGACGGCAGACGGGCCACCACCCACTGGTCGACCGCCCGCCAACTCGCCGACGAGCACCCCTCGGTCGAGGTCGACGCCGATCCGATCTTCATCCGGGACCGGGACGTGTGGACCGGCGCCGGGATCAGCGCCTGCCTCGACCTCTCGCTCGCCCTCGTCGCGGACGACTTCGGCGAGGCCGCCGCCCTGCGCGTCGCCCGGCAGCTGGTGATGTACCTGAAACGGCCCGGCGGGCAGAGCCAGTTCAGTGTCCCGCTCGAACCGGTGTCGACGACCCGGCGCATCGAGGACCTCCGCCACCACATCATGAGCAACCTCGCCGAGGAGCTCACCGTCGCCGACCTCGCCGAACAGGCGCACGTCGGCGAACGGCAGCTCACCCGGATCTTCAAGACGGAACTGGGGACGACCCCGGCCGCCTACATCGAGTCGGCCCGCGTCGAAGTGGCCCGGAACCGGCTGGAGTCCACGGACGACACCCTCGAACGCGTCGCGACCGTCTGCGGCTTCAACACGACGGACACCCTCGTCCGTGCCTTCCGCCGCAAGCTCGACACGACGCCGACGGAGTACCGCAACCGCTTCCGGGCGTCCTGA
- a CDS encoding aminoglycoside phosphotransferase family protein, which translates to MTHTEAEVTAELVRDLLRDQHPDLADRPVRFGARGWDNQLWRLGDDLAVRLPWATPSADALLRKEHAWLPALAPALPLPVPVPQRIGEPSERFPRPWIVTTWVPGEPADRAPATDAAGAAEGLAAFLTALHRPAPDGAPVGNHGRGGPLAAIAGGVADGLASATGLGLIPDPDAVRAVWEDAVAAPAWAGPALWLHGDLHPANVLTADGSFCGVIDFGDLCAGDPACDLAAPWILLPDGAADRFHAAYRPTPDEATLRRARGWAVQRALGGILIGEAGVRGRPGGKATWGPPAQAALRRLVATAG; encoded by the coding sequence ATGACGCACACCGAAGCAGAGGTCACCGCGGAGCTGGTCCGGGACCTGTTACGCGACCAGCACCCCGATCTGGCGGACCGCCCCGTGCGGTTCGGCGCCCGGGGCTGGGACAACCAGCTGTGGCGGCTCGGGGATGACCTCGCCGTCCGGCTGCCCTGGGCGACGCCGTCCGCGGACGCGCTGCTGCGCAAGGAGCACGCCTGGCTGCCCGCCCTCGCCCCGGCCCTGCCGCTGCCCGTTCCCGTCCCGCAGCGCATCGGCGAGCCCTCCGAGAGGTTCCCGCGCCCCTGGATCGTCACCACCTGGGTCCCCGGCGAGCCCGCCGACCGCGCCCCGGCCACCGACGCCGCCGGCGCGGCCGAAGGGCTGGCCGCGTTCCTGACGGCTCTTCACCGGCCCGCCCCCGACGGGGCACCCGTCGGCAACCACGGCCGCGGGGGGCCGCTGGCGGCCATCGCCGGCGGGGTCGCCGACGGGCTGGCCTCGGCCACCGGGCTGGGGCTGATCCCCGACCCGGACGCCGTCCGCGCGGTCTGGGAGGACGCCGTCGCCGCGCCCGCCTGGGCGGGCCCGGCGCTGTGGCTCCACGGAGACCTCCATCCGGCCAACGTCCTGACCGCCGACGGCTCCTTCTGCGGTGTGATCGACTTCGGTGATCTCTGCGCGGGCGATCCGGCCTGCGACCTGGCCGCCCCCTGGATCCTGTTGCCCGACGGCGCCGCCGACCGCTTCCACGCCGCCTACCGGCCGACCCCGGACGAGGCGACCCTGCGCCGCGCCCGCGGCTGGGCCGTGCAGCGCGCCCTCGGCGGCATCCTCATCGGCGAGGCCGGGGTCCGTGGCCGCCCGGGCGGCAAGGCCACCTGGGGCCCGCCCGCCCAGGCCGCACTGCGCCGCCTCGTGGCGACGGCGGGCTGA
- a CDS encoding SLC13 family permease, with translation MSFLRRLHPLDWLAGGLLALGALCVATGLLPTGPAADVLERIGPLVVFLATVIVLAELTGKAEVFDVVATWVARAGRGRYPLLFCLCVLFASVTTITLNLDTTAVLLTPVMLALATRVGIAPVPLAMTTVWLANTASLLLPVSNLTNLLAADRIALTPSEMAATMWAPQLAAIAVTMACLWGFYWRPGRRAETRYTPPPLPRPADRVLFRVSAVACAGFLLAILLADVPLWSASMAAALIVVVAFWVRSRETLRLSLIPWRLLVLVPGMFLVVETVNAHGLHDILAAAMGSDNGVVGMLRSAAVGAGFSNVLNNLPAYLAGEAAIPVANHEQLLAQLIGVNVGPVITPWASLATLLWFERCRWHGTRIDLGRFFGTGFVLAVAGTLAATLALAATT, from the coding sequence GTGTCTTTCCTCAGGCGTCTGCATCCACTGGACTGGCTGGCCGGCGGCCTGCTCGCACTCGGTGCGCTGTGCGTCGCCACGGGCCTGCTGCCCACCGGACCCGCCGCGGACGTGCTGGAGCGCATCGGTCCGCTGGTGGTGTTCCTGGCCACCGTCATCGTCCTCGCCGAGCTGACCGGCAAGGCGGAGGTCTTCGACGTCGTCGCCACCTGGGTGGCCCGGGCGGGGCGCGGCCGGTACCCCCTCCTCTTCTGCCTCTGCGTGCTGTTCGCGTCCGTCACCACCATCACCCTCAACCTGGACACGACGGCGGTCCTGCTGACCCCGGTGATGCTGGCGCTGGCGACCCGGGTCGGTATCGCGCCCGTACCGCTGGCGATGACCACGGTGTGGCTGGCCAACACGGCCAGCCTGCTGCTTCCCGTGTCGAACCTGACGAACCTGCTGGCCGCGGACCGCATCGCGCTGACCCCGTCGGAGATGGCCGCCACCATGTGGGCGCCGCAGCTGGCCGCCATCGCGGTCACGATGGCCTGCCTGTGGGGCTTCTACTGGCGCCCGGGGCGCCGCGCCGAGACCCGCTACACCCCGCCGCCCCTGCCGCGCCCCGCGGACCGGGTCCTGTTCCGGGTGAGCGCGGTCGCGTGCGCCGGATTCCTGCTGGCGATCCTGCTCGCCGACGTGCCGCTGTGGTCGGCGTCGATGGCGGCCGCGCTGATCGTGGTCGTGGCCTTCTGGGTGCGCAGCCGCGAAACGCTGCGCCTCTCCCTGATTCCCTGGCGGCTCCTCGTCCTGGTCCCGGGGATGTTCCTGGTCGTGGAGACCGTCAACGCCCACGGGCTGCACGACATCCTCGCGGCGGCGATGGGCTCCGACAACGGCGTCGTCGGCATGCTGAGGTCGGCGGCGGTCGGGGCGGGCTTCTCGAACGTGCTGAACAACCTCCCGGCCTATCTGGCGGGCGAGGCGGCCATTCCGGTGGCCAATCACGAGCAGCTGCTCGCCCAGCTGATCGGCGTCAACGTGGGGCCGGTCATCACGCCGTGGGCCTCGCTGGCCACCCTCCTGTGGTTCGAGCGGTGCCGCTGGCACGGCACCCGGATCGACCTGGGCCGCTTCTTCGGTACGGGCTTCGTGCTGGCGGTGGCGGGCACGCTCGCGGCGACCCTGGCACTGGCGGCCACGACTTAG